A stretch of Oncorhynchus gorbuscha isolate QuinsamMale2020 ecotype Even-year linkage group LG24, OgorEven_v1.0, whole genome shotgun sequence DNA encodes these proteins:
- the LOC124013074 gene encoding serine/threonine-protein kinase SBK1-like — protein sequence MTAATRLLDEMCHLTVQSFTSLETSDHFQVVKMLGEGSYGKVMLAVHRKRGTPMALKFFPRDSTNLFSFLREYNLSLSFCTHPSLTKALGIVFSTPTHYVFAQQASLFGDLYDVIVPEVGVEEDCVQRVVSQLSSALTHLHSLGFVHRDVKPENIFLVDAACRWVKLGDFGMAKATGTKVPGVWYSSAYCTPEAEIAKESEDNRHNTASKPDGGNGLDNKIKRVWVSVEVSTDCWALGILIYAMLTGSLPWTETASDDRSYIKYKEWFDQEKDQDGQDDELDLWGEGKDEDIVMSLDEGTRNLNETKSNPVAPQFAYFTPLGCSLFQALLHPQPGLRGRPGDVLGYLGGDWLRKKEKLRLEEERKRIKGREVIRKEEERQGRVER from the exons ATGACA GCGGCCACAAGGTTATTGGACGAGATGTGCCATCTCACCGTCCAGTCGTTTACATCACTGGAGACCTCGGACCACTTCCAGGTGGTCAAGATGTTAGGGGAGGGGTCGTACGGGAAGGTCATGTTGGCTGTACATAGGAAAAGAG GAACTCCAATGGCTCTGAAGTTCTTTCCTCGTGATTCCACAAATCTCTTCTCCTTTTTGCGAGAGtataacctctccctctccttctgcaCCCACCcgtccctgaccaaggcactggGCATTGTCTTCTCCACCCCCACACATTACGTTTTCGCCCAGCAAGCTAGCCTCTTCGGTGATCTGTACGACGTCATTGTCCCTGAG GTGGGTGTGGAGGAGGATTGTGTCCAGAGGGTCGTGTCCCAGCTGAGCAGTGCCCTAACCCACCTCCACTCCCTGGGTTTCGTCCACCGCGACGTCAAGCCCGAGAACATCTTCCTGGTTGACGCTGCCTGCCGCTGGGTCAAACTAGGCGACTTCGGCATGGCCAAGGCCACGGGAACCAAGGTACCCGGTGTGTGGTACAGTTCTGCTTACTGTACGCCCGAGGCAGAGATAGCAAAGGAGTCGGAGGATAATAGACATAATACTGCTTCAAAACCTGATGGGGGAAATGGGTTGGACAACAAGATCAAGAGGGTGTGGGTGTCGGTTGAGGTCAGTACAGACTGCTGGGCCTTGGGGATCCTCATCTACGCCATGCTGACTGGCAGTCTACCCTGGACGGAGACCGCATCCGACGACCGCTCGTACATCAAGTACAAAGAGTGGTTTGACCAGGAGAAAGATCAAGATGGTCAGGATGACGAACTAGACCTATGGGGGGAAGGAAAAGACGAGGACATCGTGATGAGTTTGGATGAAGGCACGCGGAATCTGAACGAGACAAAATCCAATCCGGTCGCCCCCCAGTTTGCCTATTTCACCCCACTGGGCTGCTCCCTTTTCCAGGCACTTCTCCACCCACAGCCTGGGCTTCGCGGTAGGCCCGGCGATGTACTGGGCTACCTCGGGGGAGACTGGTTGCGGAAGAAGGAGAAGTTACggttggaggaggagaggaagagaattaAAGGGAGAGAGGTCAtcagaaaggaggaagagaggcagggaagggtggagagataA